One stretch of Chiroxiphia lanceolata isolate bChiLan1 chromosome 1, bChiLan1.pri, whole genome shotgun sequence DNA includes these proteins:
- the SDCBP gene encoding syntenin-1, producing MSLYPSLEDLKVDKVIQAQTAFSSNPANPAILSEASAPIPHDGGLYPKLYPELSQYMGLSLSEEEVQRNLPVAAVAQPQGQLVTRPSTNYMVAPVTGNDIGIRRAEIKQGIREAILCKDQDGKIGLRLKSVDNGIFVQLVQANSPASLAGLRFGDQVLQINGENCAGWSSDKAHKVLKQASAERISMIIRDRPFERIITMHKDSSGHIGFIFKNGKITSIVKDSSAARNGLLTEHNICEINGQNVIGLKDPQVADILATAGNVVTITVMPSSIYEYIIKRMATSIMKSLMDHSVPEV from the exons ATGTCTCTCTATCCTTCCCTAGAAGATCTGAAGGTGGACAAAGTTATTCAG GCTCAGACTGCCTTTTCTTCAAATCCAGCTAATCCAGCAATCTTGTCTGAAGCTTCTGCTCCAATTCCTCATGATGGAG gcTTATACCCCAAATTGTATCCAGAACTCTCTCAGTATATGGGCCTGAGCCTCAGTGAGGAAGAGGTGCAGAGAAACTTACCAGTGGCAGCAGTTGCTCAGCCACAGGGT cAACTGGTAACACGACCTTCTACTAATTACATGGTAGCTCCAGTGACTGGAAATGATATTGGAATTCGCAGAGCAGAAATTAAGCAAGGCATCCGTGAAGCAATTCTATGTAAAGATCAAGATGGCAAAATTGGGCTTCGCCTGAAGTCTGTTGACAAT ggTATATTTGTCCAGTTAGTTCAGGCAAACTCTCCGGCATCCCTTGCTGGTCTGCGGTTTGGGGACCAAGTTCTGCAGATCAACGGTGAAAACTGTGCAGGATGGAGTTCTGATAAAGCACATAAAGTTCTGAAACAGGCTTCTGCAGAAAGGATTTCAATGATCATTCGGGACAG ACCTTTTGAACGCATTATTACTATGCATAAGGACAGCTCAGGGCATATTGGCTTCATATtcaagaatggaaaaataacctCAATAGTGAAAGACAGTTCTGCTGCGAGAAATGGACTTCTTACAGAGCACAACATCTGTGAAATTAATGGCCAGAATGTAATTGGATTGAAG GACCCCCAGGTTGCAGACATCTTGGCAACAGCTGGAAATGTAGTGACCATTACTGTCATGCCTTCCAGTATTTATGAGTATATAATAAAGAG gATGGCAACTAGCATCATGAAAAGCCTGATGGATCACTCTGTTCCTGAAGTCTAA
- the LOC116782593 gene encoding translation initiation factor IF-2-like yields the protein MSAPILEHCFPFPEFRSLRALKFVFKADAGQHLLEVRLRHQEPRNCFIRSWARLPEQARRIHPNPAPPSSPSEEELLQMSEPTLCNDPGARTGGQKTPPDRGGTRGLIHSPFSLSAGGGAPRAGRSLSPRPRPAAGSGGPAGARRGPAGANTALAGRAAPAPAAPSPLRHARPAAPRPPLRTGRRTKGRGDGPPPAGLRPPLPVARGVGGCR from the exons ATGTCGGCACCTATACTGGAACACTGCTTCCCCTTTCCAGAGTTTAGAAGCTTACGAGCCCTAAAATTCGTCTTTAAAGCAGATGCAGGACAACATCTCCTGGAGGTCAGGCTGAGACATCAGGAACCAAGGAACTGTTTC ATCCGAAGCTGGGCCCGCCTGCCCGAACAGGCACGGCGTATCCACCCCAACCCTGCACCACCATCCAGCCCGTCTGAAGAGGAGTTACTACAAATGTCCGAGCCTACTCTCTGCAACGACCCCGGAGCCCGAACGGGAGGTCAGAAGACGCCCCCAGACCGCGGAGGGACGCGGGGGCTCATTCACTCGCCGTTTTCCCTGTCTGCGGGCGGAGGAGCCCCTCGGGCCGGCAGAAGCCtttccccccgcccccggccggCTGCAGGGAGCGGCGGCCCCGCAGGAGCACGACGCGGCCCCGCGGGGGCCAACACGGCCCTCGCCGGCAGAGCCGCCCCGGCACcggccgccccctccccgctccgCCATGCCCGGCCCGcagccccccgcccgcccctcaGGACCGGCCGCCGCACAAAGGGCCGCGGAGACGGACCTCCCCCCGCCGGTCTCCGCCCTCCTTTACCTGTGGCCCGGGGGGTCGGTGGCTGCCGCTGA
- the LOC116797119 gene encoding cytochrome P450 7A1 translates to MFLASWIWGTAIILCCTFCFLLGRRRRRQGEPPLENGFLPYLGCALQFGANPLEFLKEKQKKHGHIFTCHVAGKYIHFLTDPFSYCALMRQGKHLDWKKFHFATSAKAFGHGSIDPAEGNTTENFHQTFIRTLQGNALDALIEAMMENLQYVMLQSRTPKLQSNTWVTEGLYTFCCQVMFESGFLTLFGKEFNSNNDKNLSSKQETERAHILNALENFKEFDKIFPALVAGLPIHLFKSAHSAREKLGEALLHKNLLKRDNLSELVTLRMFLNDTLSTFDDMEKAKTHVAVLWASQANTIPATFWTLFFLLKSPEAMRAATKEVQSILESAEENISLDGKRISLNRKQLDNMPILDSIIKEAMRLSSASMTFRVAKEDFTLHLENDFYNIRKDDVVALYPQLLHFDPEIYADPLTFKYDRFLNENGEEKTDFYRNGRKLKYYYMPFGTGIAKCPGRLFAVHEIKQFLTLMLSYFEIELVDNNVQCPSLDQSRAGLGILQPSNDIDFRYRLKCL, encoded by the exons ATGTTCCTAGCATCCTGGATCTGGGGAACAGCAATAATACTCTGTtgtacattttgttttcttctaggaaggagaagaag GCGACAAGGTGAGCCACCACTTGAAAATGGGTTCCTTCCATACCTGGGCTGTGCCTTGCAGTTTGGTGCCAACCCCCTTGAATTCctcaaagaaaagcagaagaagcATGGCCACATCTTCACTTGTCATGTAGCGGGGAAATACATTCATTTCCTCACTGACCCTTTTTCATACTGTGCATTGATGCGCCAGGGAAAACATTTGGACTGGAAGAAGTTCCATTTTGCTACTTCTGCCAAG GCTTTTGGGCATGGTAGCATTGACCCAGCAGAGGGAAACACCACTGAAAATTTTCATCAGACTTTCATTAGAACCCTCCAAGGCAATGCCCTAGATGCCCTCATTGAAGCAATGATGGAAAACCTACAGTATGTCATGCTGCAGTCAAGAACACCTAAACTTCAGTCTAATACCTGGGTGACAGAAGGACTTTATACATTCTGTTGCCAGGTCATGTTTGAGTCTGGCTTTTTAACACTTTTTGGTAAAGAATTTAATTCAAATAATGACAAAAACCTATCATCAAAGCAGGAAACTGAGAGAGCTCATATCCTAAATGCCCTTGAAAACTTCAAGGAATTTGATAAGATTTTTCCAGCCCTTGTGGCAGGGCTGCCCATCCACCTCTTCAAGAGTGCCCACAGTGCACGAGAGAAGCTGGGAGAGGCACTCCTCCATAAGAACCTCCTGAAAAGGGACAACCTCTCTGAGCTTGTCACCCTCCGCATGTTCCTGAACGACACTCTGTCAACCTTCGATGacatggaaaaagcaaagaccCATGTGGCAGTGCTCTGGGCCTCTCAAGCCAACACCATTCCTGCCACATTTTGGACcttattctttcttcttaa GAGTCCAGAAGCAATGAGAGCTGCTACCAAAGAAGTGCAAAGTATTTTGGAGAGTGCTGAAGAGAATATCAGCTTAGATGGCAAACGTATTTCCTTGAACCGAAAACAGCTGGATAATATGCCAATACTAG ACAGCATCATCAAGGAGGCAATGAGGCTATCGAGTGCATCCATGACTTTCCGAGTTGCCAAGGAGGATTTCACTTTGCACCTAGAGAACGATTTTTACAATATTCGCAAAGATGATGTTGTAGCTCTTTATCCTCAACTGCTGCATTTTGATCCAGAAATCTACGCCGATCCCTTG ACATTCAAATATGATCGCTTTCTGAATGagaatggagaagaaaagactgaCTTCTACCGCAACGGCCGCAAGCTGAAGTATTACTACATGCCATTTGGGACAGGCATAGCAAAATGCCCTGGCAGGTTATTTGCTGTCCATgaaattaaacaatttttaacTTTGATGCTTTCATATTTTGAGATAGAGCTTGTGGACAATAATGTGCAATGTCCTTCTCTAGATCAGTCCCGTGCAGGACTGGGTATTTTGCAGCCATCAAATGATATTGATTTCAGGTATAGACTGAAATGCTTATGA